One window of Anaerolineae bacterium genomic DNA carries:
- a CDS encoding Serine hydroxymethyltransferase produces the protein MSDYLFRGSVADFDCELKELLDLEAERQVRKLILIPSESTAPLAVREILSSAFQNIYAEGYPPEESRKYNEKEIFDYDFQLAAYRRYSDPRYYKGVEYADIVEMLARRRCAELFANERVGVDELYVNVQALSGAPANNAVFHALLNPGDPILGMSLLHGGHLTHGSSVNRSGKFYQAYHYTVDPETEQINYESIQELAEQVRPKIIIAGYSSYPWAVDWERFAKIAHSVGAYLMADIAHVAGLVAAGVYPSPVGFADVITFTTHKSLCGPRGACILTTDPGLAKKIDRAVFPGEQGGPHVNTFAAMALAFKLARTEQFRQLQSQVVKNCASLTERLQELGCRISYGGTNTHLTNLDCRTFVGADGTSLSGDQAARILDIAGIVVNRNTIPGDNSAADPSGIRMGTPWVTQRGFKEEQMRKVAELIVEVLNATRPYTYAVRVANLRRAKVDFDTLESVKIQVRQLAEQAGSDIELTRHGYPHYYFIDDTFPSASGQVSFVVKGDTVRQFLNYATDVDVSTLDVGEACPMRISTPRRSTEGILACRSEREFLLSLPVKEAAYFAAWLRALSDGFVDFDQAEGATDRVMKKLPGPVIVKEVQESQLPQALKTNHPLEKPYYIGMTTGNGEAKPDFQWRQSEGELKRTPLYDLHRQLGAKLIPFAGWEMPVWYSSVIEEHLATRTAAGLFDVAHMGVYQVEGTDAAAFLDSVCGNDIGGLEVGESCYTHFLDPDANVIDDTLVYRRALDVFLVVVNASNDDKDWAWLNAVLEGKVCIDRERPWARAFGRKARLRNLRDPREGEDMRVDLALQGPKSRDILLALGVDPETRKKILALKRTELCDAKIGGFDLIVSRTGYTGEKMAFELFVHPNRAAELFKTLLEKGEPFGIKPIGLGARDSLRTEAGLPLYGHEMGEGSGKRGERDLGVAEGGFGSYVKLHKPWFIGRQAFVEREKTRRGVVVRFQFLEKGVRMAHGGDPVLDKRGRVIGWVTSCAIDQQGTLTGQAYVELKAAEEGTHIYIYQGSPEKEIKAPAAMMLGEKSVLPSEAVVLSRFPK, from the coding sequence ATGAGTGATTACTTATTCCGGGGTTCCGTTGCAGACTTCGATTGCGAGCTCAAAGAACTATTGGACCTGGAAGCAGAACGGCAAGTGCGGAAATTAATCTTAATTCCCAGCGAAAGCACTGCTCCCTTAGCGGTGCGGGAAATCTTGAGTTCCGCATTTCAAAATATCTATGCCGAAGGATATCCACCTGAAGAAAGTCGAAAATATAACGAAAAAGAAATTTTCGATTACGATTTTCAGCTTGCTGCCTATCGGCGGTATTCCGATCCCCGCTATTATAAAGGAGTTGAATATGCTGACATTGTAGAGATGTTAGCCAGGCGCCGTTGTGCAGAATTGTTTGCCAATGAGCGGGTGGGGGTTGATGAACTCTATGTCAATGTTCAAGCTCTTTCAGGTGCTCCGGCAAATAATGCGGTTTTCCATGCCCTCCTGAATCCAGGAGATCCAATCTTGGGGATGAGCCTGTTGCATGGTGGTCATTTGACTCATGGGTCCTCAGTCAATCGCTCAGGAAAATTTTATCAAGCTTATCATTACACCGTTGATCCTGAGACGGAGCAGATTAACTATGAAAGTATTCAAGAACTGGCGGAGCAAGTTCGCCCGAAGATCATAATTGCGGGGTATTCCTCCTATCCCTGGGCAGTGGATTGGGAACGCTTTGCAAAAATTGCTCATTCAGTCGGGGCTTACCTGATGGCGGATATCGCTCATGTAGCCGGCCTGGTCGCAGCCGGGGTCTACCCCTCGCCGGTTGGCTTTGCGGATGTGATTACGTTTACCACCCATAAATCTTTGTGTGGGCCTCGGGGGGCTTGCATTCTCACCACCGATCCCGGTCTGGCAAAGAAGATCGATCGTGCGGTCTTTCCGGGAGAGCAAGGCGGCCCGCATGTCAATACCTTCGCAGCAATGGCGTTGGCTTTTAAACTTGCCCGCACAGAACAATTCCGCCAATTGCAATCTCAGGTGGTGAAAAATTGTGCTTCTTTGACGGAACGATTACAAGAGCTCGGCTGCCGCATCTCTTATGGCGGTACCAATACCCATCTGACCAATTTAGATTGTCGCACGTTTGTCGGTGCTGATGGGACATCCCTATCTGGAGATCAGGCAGCGCGGATCCTGGATATTGCCGGGATTGTGGTCAATCGCAATACCATCCCTGGCGACAATTCCGCCGCGGATCCCTCCGGTATCCGCATGGGAACGCCCTGGGTCACCCAACGGGGTTTCAAAGAGGAACAAATGCGAAAGGTTGCTGAGTTGATTGTGGAGGTATTAAACGCAACCAGACCCTATACATACGCTGTCCGGGTTGCAAATCTGCGCCGCGCAAAGGTTGACTTTGACACCCTCGAATCGGTCAAAATTCAGGTTCGCCAGTTAGCCGAGCAGGCTGGTTCTGATATCGAGTTAACCCGGCATGGTTACCCTCACTATTACTTCATTGATGACACATTTCCTTCAGCCTCAGGGCAGGTGTCTTTTGTCGTCAAAGGGGATACGGTGCGTCAGTTTTTGAATTACGCTACGGATGTTGATGTTTCTACACTCGATGTAGGGGAGGCCTGTCCAATGCGCATCTCGACGCCCCGAAGAAGTACAGAAGGAATTTTAGCCTGCCGCTCAGAAAGAGAGTTTCTCTTATCTTTGCCTGTGAAGGAAGCGGCGTATTTCGCTGCTTGGTTGCGCGCCCTCTCGGATGGGTTTGTTGATTTTGATCAGGCGGAAGGCGCAACAGATCGAGTGATGAAAAAACTGCCCGGACCTGTGATTGTCAAGGAAGTTCAAGAATCGCAACTGCCCCAGGCGTTAAAAACCAATCATCCATTGGAAAAACCCTATTATATTGGCATGACGACGGGAAATGGGGAGGCAAAGCCAGATTTTCAATGGAGACAATCAGAGGGAGAACTAAAACGAACACCCCTTTACGACCTCCATCGCCAGTTAGGAGCAAAGCTCATCCCCTTTGCCGGATGGGAAATGCCGGTCTGGTATAGCTCAGTAATCGAAGAACATCTAGCAACCCGCACGGCGGCAGGTTTGTTCGATGTTGCCCACATGGGAGTCTATCAGGTAGAAGGAACTGATGCTGCTGCGTTTTTAGATAGCGTGTGTGGCAATGATATTGGGGGATTAGAAGTTGGCGAATCTTGCTATACTCATTTTTTGGATCCAGACGCCAATGTAATTGATGATACTCTGGTTTACCGCCGTGCATTAGATGTCTTTCTGGTGGTAGTTAATGCCTCGAATGATGATAAAGATTGGGCATGGCTGAACGCGGTATTGGAAGGAAAAGTATGTATCGACCGCGAGCGACCCTGGGCACGCGCATTTGGGCGCAAAGCTCGCCTGCGCAACCTGCGTGATCCAAGAGAGGGTGAGGATATGCGTGTGGATCTTGCTTTGCAAGGCCCGAAATCGCGGGATATTTTATTGGCTTTAGGTGTTGACCCCGAAACACGTAAGAAAATTCTCGCTCTCAAGCGAACCGAGTTGTGTGATGCGAAGATTGGTGGATTTGATTTGATCGTTTCGCGCACCGGCTACACCGGTGAAAAGATGGCCTTTGAGTTATTTGTTCATCCCAATCGAGCTGCAGAGTTGTTCAAAACTTTGCTGGAAAAAGGAGAACCTTTTGGAATCAAACCGATTGGATTAGGGGCACGCGATTCACTCCGAACCGAAGCCGGCTTACCACTTTATGGGCATGAGATGGGGGAGGGCTCCGGGAAGCGTGGGGAGCGGGATTTGGGTGTAGCGGAGGGCGGTTTTGGCAGTTACGTCAAACTGCATAAACCCTGGTTTATCGGGCGGCAGGCTTTTGTTGAACGAGAAAAAACTCGCAGAGGGGTTGTTGTTCGCTTTCAGTTCTTAGAGAAAGGAGTCCGCATGGCGCA
- a CDS encoding putative 2-keto-4-pentenoate hydratase/2-oxohepta-3-ene-1,7-dioic acid hydratase → MRFVRYQKPHQPPRQGWLSGNEVGPIEGSIFTEFRRLEAEDELSQIKLLPPVLPSKIICVGRNYAAHASEHGAEVPEVPLLFLKPPSAVIGHLDTIILPPQSHQVEHEAELAIVIGKRGRWILPDQADEYILGYTIANDVTARDLQYKDHQWTRAKGFDTFCPIGPWIETEFNPADALITCTVNDDIRQMASTHDMVFNIYQLIAFASSVMTLEPGDLILTGTPAGVSPLADGDVVRVTIEGIGTLENSVKAETPH, encoded by the coding sequence ATGCGATTCGTACGTTACCAAAAACCCCATCAACCTCCACGTCAAGGCTGGCTATCAGGCAACGAAGTCGGACCAATTGAGGGATCGATCTTTACTGAGTTTCGCCGCCTGGAAGCGGAAGATGAGCTCTCCCAGATTAAACTCTTGCCACCCGTTTTACCAAGTAAAATTATTTGTGTCGGTAGAAATTATGCCGCCCACGCTTCAGAACATGGGGCTGAGGTTCCCGAAGTTCCTCTCTTGTTTCTCAAACCTCCCTCCGCTGTGATAGGGCATCTGGATACGATTATTTTGCCGCCTCAAAGCCATCAGGTCGAACATGAAGCCGAACTGGCCATCGTTATCGGTAAGCGGGGGCGATGGATACTCCCCGACCAGGCAGATGAGTATATCCTCGGCTACACGATTGCCAACGATGTTACTGCCCGAGATTTGCAATACAAAGATCATCAATGGACGCGCGCCAAAGGTTTCGATACCTTTTGTCCAATTGGTCCCTGGATCGAGACCGAATTCAACCCAGCCGACGCATTGATCACCTGCACCGTGAACGATGATATTCGCCAGATGGCTTCAACCCATGATATGGTCTTCAATATTTACCAGCTGATTGCTTTTGCATCTTCGGTCATGACTCTGGAACCCGGAGATCTGATTCTCACCGGTACCCCAGCCGGTGTCAGTCCTCTTGCAGATGGCGACGTTGTGCGCGTTACCATCGAAGGGATCGGCACGTTAGAAAATTCAGTCAAAGCAGAAACGCCTCACTAA
- a CDS encoding transcriptional regulator, RpiR family has translation MSYEERIRAARSEMSKSFSKLADYLLDSYIEASFMTASELAHTLNLDAATVVRFSQFLGYDGFPELQKEIRQKVRTDLLLRPKEASDPNSVAGIAQSAMREIAEAIEHTRISLDIDALSKLVELLGTVRRIIIFAEGPAQPNAYSLVQYLEQGGFPVYIARAGIADLARALNNASNQDLILALEISGQTPYIAPALCEARSRGIATAAIVGAASLASTRCADIVIAAAAHPSIGVGTVSLEAIIYTFAKLLRWRFADRFAGTEQAILEISNRLQQPLD, from the coding sequence ATGAGTTACGAAGAAAGAATTCGGGCAGCCAGGTCAGAAATGTCGAAAAGTTTCTCGAAGTTGGCTGACTACCTTTTGGATTCCTATATCGAAGCCTCGTTTATGACAGCCAGTGAATTGGCCCACACCTTAAACTTAGACGCCGCCACCGTGGTTCGCTTTTCTCAATTCCTGGGGTATGATGGATTTCCTGAGTTACAAAAAGAGATTCGGCAAAAAGTACGTACCGATCTGCTCCTTCGTCCTAAAGAAGCCTCAGACCCTAACAGTGTAGCCGGCATTGCACAATCAGCCATGCGCGAAATTGCAGAAGCCATTGAACACACTCGTATCTCCCTCGATATCGATGCTCTCTCGAAATTGGTAGAACTGCTGGGTACCGTGCGAAGAATTATCATTTTCGCTGAAGGGCCTGCCCAACCAAACGCTTATAGTCTGGTACAATACCTGGAACAAGGTGGCTTCCCGGTCTATATTGCCCGGGCCGGTATCGCCGATCTTGCCCGGGCACTGAATAACGCCAGTAACCAGGATTTGATCCTCGCTCTGGAAATTAGCGGGCAAACACCCTACATTGCTCCGGCTCTCTGTGAAGCTCGCTCACGCGGGATCGCTACCGCAGCCATTGTTGGCGCTGCTTCTCTGGCTTCAACACGTTGTGCTGATATTGTTATCGCTGCAGCAGCCCATCCGTCCATCGGGGTAGGTACGGTATCACTGGAGGCCATTATCTATACTTTTGCTAAACTGTTGCGCTGGAGATTTGCCGATCGGTTTGCCGGCACAGAGCAAGCCATCCTGGAGATTTCAAACCGCCTTCAACAGCCGTTAGATTAA